In Mercenaria mercenaria strain notata chromosome 13, MADL_Memer_1, whole genome shotgun sequence, the DNA window cggatagattttttttaaatcattacgTATAGCTAAATTTATCGTTactattactattatcattatcattatcattatcattatcattatcatcatcatcatcatcatcatcatcattattattatttttattattattattatcacaaTGATTTACGCAAGGTCAAATGTAGAATTTCTAATTAACAAAAATATCCTAAGCAGTTTCTGTAAATAAAATGGCAATGTAAAAAGTAATGATCCAGCCAGTTTTACTTTTTCAGGGACGTACATGTTACGATTTTTCTTGGGAACCTCTTTGTGACCGGAGAACTCCCGTGTTTGCTTCTTTCCAGTCTGTAGCACAAATACTCGCAGCATATGTACATGTTGAAATTTATGTAACACGTAAGACatgatatgagccatgccatgagaaaatcaacatagtggctttgtgaccaggatggatccagaccagcctgcgcatccgcgcagtctggtcaggatccatgctgttcgctttcaaagtctattgccattagagaaactgttagcgaacagcatggatcctgaccagactgcgtggatgcgcaggctggtctagatccatggtggtctcaaagccactatgttgattttcccatggcacggctcatattttctatttatgatatttaaaggTACACTAGTTTTTGAATGTGAACAGTTTCTACttatagtttatgtaaatatgACATGAGCATGttatgtgtataaacagtactatgcattagatttaaaaaagtatacacgcatttaatacatgtatagttaaaCACAGTACAAATGTGTATTAAAAACTGGAAGTGTCTTTAACAAGCGTGGCATTTAATTATAAGCAcagttattttatacatttagtaTAGTTAAATACGTTTGATGttaaaattttcttcattttaatttcttttacttAAGATTGATGAATAGCAGCACAgttttattatatgagccgtgccatgggaaaaccaacatagtgggtgtgcgaccagcatggatccagaccagcctgcgcatccgcgcagtctggtcaggctccatgctgttcgcttttaaagcctattggaattggagaaactgttagcgaacagcatggatcctgaccagactgcgcggatgcgcaggctggtctggatccatgctggtcgcacacccactatgttggttttcccatggcacggctcttatattttttttaaattcatgtttAAGGGAACATCCTACAGTTATTTCTACtgaacagattttcttaaaattttctagaaTACTAGAACTAAAAGTAAGTAAAACTATGTGCAGTGTAACCTTGTCCAGCAGAGCAAATTCGTGTTTTCATAGATTTGTCCTAACTTCCGATACTTATCTTTCTTTTTGCAACAGCCGTTACCACAACACAGCTAGTGGTACAGAAAACTACGACATGGTCGTCGTTTCAATATACAGATGATTCTAATTCCATGGGATTAACCATTGGTCTATGTATTGGTGGTGTTGTACTTCTACTTTCTTTTGCTGCATGTGCCTATGCAAGACAAAAGAGTACTTTTGAATCCCAAGGGGGCCAACGTAAGTTGCAAACTAAATTGAATTAATTTTTGATTTGGGGAATCTCTAGACTTTCTGACAAAAATCGTTCCTCATCATGTAAACATTATCTTCTACTTGAATCGAAGCCATGTGTTATTGCACAGATTGCTAACTTCACCTTCGATTTTTCTCAAAAGTTTATGATCACTTGCTAGGTACAAATATTGGTATTAAGAGTGTTAGGAATTGGTCAAGTTTAAgatttatttgagccgcgccatgggaaaatcaacacagtgcatttgcgaccagcatggatccagaccagcctgcgcatacgcgcagtctggccaggatccatactgttcgctttcaaagcctattgcaattagagaaaccattagcgaacagcatggatcttgaccagactgcgcaggctcattttttttaacatttgtatcATATTCAGGTTTCAATGTGCAGTATCAACAAGGGAATCAGCCCAGACATCAACAATTTGTTTCTTCAGTCCCACAGCAATATTCTCAAAATACGACTGTTTCGCAAATTTCCACCCAAGATCCAAATCTAGCTGGTTACCATGTCCATCCAACTGTTAGCCTTACCCTGTCGGATCAACAGCAATCGACAACGGGACAAAATAATAGTCTTCCAGTATCAGGTACATGTGTTTTTAACTTGACTTGCCTTTGGAATAATTGGGGGAAATTATTTAAAGAGGGAGCCTTATaactgtttattttattatatttttaatgtcaCGCTGAAATCAAATTTCTCAAACTCGTGCGCTAGGCTTTACATATTCGCCAAAAAAAGACTAActtgttatatattttcatttaagctCCTGTAGACCCGAGTGCTCCTCCACCACCTTATCCTGGGTACTGACATTGTCAACGCGACCAAGAAGAATTATCAACACAGTGCAATTACACATAAATCTACGGACAACAGGAAAATGTAGGACCAGTCCTCAGGAAGCGTTTTCGTTATATATACATGAATTAATGTATTGGAATTACTTACCTTTTCTGGATACATTTCTGTCGTCTCTGTGGCGGGTAGTGTTTTGAGAATTGTTTCCAAAACAACAATTTCGTCTGTCAGTCGGTTTTTAAGCCAAAACAAAGAGATGCGAAAGACGTAAAGTAACCGACAAATGTACTGCTTTGCATGTTACGCTGCAGTTTGAAAGAAATTATCGTACTTTTCAACAAAGCTAGTATACAAGCAATGAAAAGCAAACATATAAACCAGCCAAATTCAACATTAACATCAAGTAATTGTTATATATCTATATTGTATACCCAATTCCGCTGGTCTACAAGGCAAGATTTAAAAAGTTAAGTGCAACTCGAATTGTTGTAGAAGAAAGAAAGGCACATTGTATCATTacctatttatatatttttgctcGCTTTTTAGGTGGAATTAAAAatatagttcttgaaaaaaatgatttctgtcATACTTATTTCGATTTATAGAAGGTCGTACACTCCCTAATGTTACAACGGAAGTATGTTAGAAAATAATTGGTGGATtgttacctgaaaaaaaaaaaaaaacggacgaAGGGGTATTTTAGACAAATAAACTGCAATTATATAGATTGTAAGTATTTGCCTAGCAGAATCGTATTTCTTCCTTTGAAACTACTCAATGAATACACAAATATAATAAC includes these proteins:
- the LOC128547870 gene encoding uncharacterized protein LOC128547870 isoform X1, translated to MYPDIWKYLIYKFKVSMDIRIFLKVNVVLIYISAVITDLQINVTEQQCGRTVDLAVETRLILDYDGGDLGKKAGELCVITIQNSDSDKMICVETDSARSFACSLIFSYYIGDYPSSSGFLGNGRTCYDFSWEPLCDRRTPVFASFQSVAQILAAYVHVEIYVTPVTTTQLVVQKTTTWSSFQYTDDSNSMGLTIGLCIGGVVLLLSFAACAYARQKSTFESQGGQRFNVQYQQGNQPRHQQFVSSVPQQYSQNTTVSQISTQDPNLAGYHVHPTVSLTLSDQQQSTTGQNNSLPVSAPVDPSAPPPPYPGY
- the LOC128547870 gene encoding uncharacterized protein LOC128547870 isoform X2; protein product: MTDLQINVTEQQCGRTVDLAVETRLILDYDGGDLGKKAGELCVITIQNSDSDKMICVETDSARSFACSLIFSYYIGDYPSSSGFLGNGRTCYDFSWEPLCDRRTPVFASFQSVAQILAAYVHVEIYVTPVTTTQLVVQKTTTWSSFQYTDDSNSMGLTIGLCIGGVVLLLSFAACAYARQKSTFESQGGQRFNVQYQQGNQPRHQQFVSSVPQQYSQNTTVSQISTQDPNLAGYHVHPTVSLTLSDQQQSTTGQNNSLPVSAPVDPSAPPPPYPGY